In the Armatimonadota bacterium genome, GACGCGCTTGGGCACCAGCTCGCCCAGCACCAGCGAGAGGACCGTGATGAGCACCACGACCAGGCCGAGCGCCGTCGCCTGGGCGTAGGGCGCCAGGGCCGGGACCGTGGCGAGCCACGCAGCCAGCGGCTGCGCCAGGGTGGCACCGCCGAACGCGCCCGCGAGGATGCCCACGAGCGTGATGCCGACCTGCACGGTCGAGATGAACCGGCTGGGCGTGCGCAGCAGGTCCAGCGCCACGCGGGCGCCGCGATCGCCCGCGGCCGCCCGCTGCTCCAGGCGCGTGCGCCGGGCAGCCAGCATGGCGATCTCGGCCATGGCGAACAGCCCGTTGGTCAGCACCAGCAGCAGGAGGATCAGGATCTCCAGGGACAGGTCGCGCATCTACCAGGTCACCGTGACCTTGCGCAGCCCCCGGGGGGCGTCGGGGTTCAGGCCCCGGGCGACCGCCAGGTAGTAAGCGAAGAGGTGCACCGCCGGCGCCGCCGCCACCGGCACGAGGGCTTCGGGCAGCCGGACGTCGGCGGCCAGGTCGCCCGGATCGTCGCCGAAGGCAAAGGTGAGGGTGGGCACCGACCGCTGGCGCAGCGTCACCCGCAGGTCGATCAGGCTCGCGCGGGTGCGTCCGGGCGGCAGCAACAGGATCACGGTGCGGGTCCGATCCAGCGCCGCGATGGGCCCGTGGAGCAGCTCGGCTGCCGACATCGACTCGGCGAACGCGTAGGCGCTCTCCTTGAGTTTCAGGGCGGCCTCGTCGGCGACGCCGAGCATGTACCCGCGCGTGGTGACGATCCACGGCTCGCGCCTGGCGTAGCGCCGCGCCAGCGCCTGGAGCGTGGCCGCGCGGGCGATCACCGCCGCGGTTGCGTCGGGCACCCGCGCCAGCGCGCGCCCCAGCCCGCGGTGCTGCGCCCAGCCGGCGACGAGGGCGGCCAGCGCAGCCAGCGACGCGGTGAAGGTCTTGGTGGCCGCCACGGCGCGTTCGGGCCCGGCACCCAGCGGCAGCACGTGCCCGCTGTGCTGCGCCAGGGGCGCGGTGGGATCGTTGGTGATGGCGATGGTGAGCGCGCCCTGCCGGCGGGCCTCGGCCACCACTTCGGCGACGTCCACCGAGCGGCCCGACTGCGAGATGCCGATCACGACCCCTGCCGACCAATCGGGCGTGCGGCGGTAGAGCGTCGTCACCGAGGGCATGGCCGTGGCCGTGGGCAGCCGCAACAGCGTCTCGACGAGGTACTGGCCGTAGATGGCCGCGTTGTGGGACGTGCCCCGCGCGACGAACACCACCACGGCCGGGGCGCGACGCCGCAGCGCCTCGCCGATGGCGCCGATGGCGGCGGCCTGCTCGGTGAGCAGGCGGGCCAGTACCGCCGGCTGCTCCTGGATCTCGGCCAGCATGGCGTGGGTCGGCGTGGGCACAAGACGGACTCCGCTGCGCTGGTGAACCGGCAGACCCCTTCGTCGGCGCCTGCCCGGTCCCTGCCAGACCGGCTGTCGGAGAGTGTGGAGATCGTCGCGCTGGCCGCGCACCGGCGGCGGGGCGCTGCCCGTGGCAGGAACCGCCTGCGCGAAGCCCAATGATCATACCATTATGACGAATGCCGTCACGCGGCGCTTGCCGGCGCCGCTGTACTACCGGGTTGAGACCTGGCTGCGGCAGTACCTGGCTCGCGACGGCCTGGCGCCGGGCACGTGGATGGCGATCCCAGAGGCGGTCCTGCGCCAGCTGGGCGTGAGCCGGATCACCGTGCGCCGGGCGATGGAGCGTCTGGTGCAGGAGGGCCTGATCTCCCGCGTGCCCGCACGGGGCGGTGTGCCATGACGTCGGTCGAGCTCGACGCGCGGCACCTCAAGGTGGGCGAGGCCATCGACCGCCTCTGCACCATCGAGATCACGGGCCGCGGTGTCGTCGGCGACCTCTACGCCGCCGCGCGTGCCGTGCACCACGGGCCGCTGTGTCTGACGGTCGCGCGCGTGCTGCTCGAGCGCGTCACGCCGGGTGACGTGGTGGTCATCGCCACCGGCCTGCCCACCTATCCGTGGTTCTCGGGCGAGCAGGACGGCCCGGTCGGCGCGGCGACGCTGGCGCGGGCGCTGGTGCTGGGTCTGGCCGCGCGGCCGGTCATCCTGACCGAGCCCAACCACGTGGAGATGTGCGCAGCGGCGGTGCGCGGCGCGGGCCTCTACGCCCGGGGCGTCGACGAGGCCCTGCGGCTGCCCACGACCGCCGCCGTCACGGGCTTTCCCCTCGACTGGGCCGAGGCCGAACGCGCCGCCGAGGCGATGCTGGCGCGCCTGCGGCCGAAGGTGCTGCTGGCCATCGAGCGGCCCGGCGCCAACGAGCACGGCCACTACCACAGCGCGGGCGGGCACCGGCTCACCGACCACTGCGCCAAGGTCGACGTGCTGTTCGCGCGGGCGCGCGCGGCCGGCATTCCCACCGTGGGCGTCGGCGACGGTGGCAACGAGCTGGGCTGCGCGCTGATCCGCGAGGCCGTGTTCGCGGCCGTGCCCCGCGGCCGTCGCTGTCAGTGCCCGTGCCAGGGGTCGGTGGTGCCCGCGACGCCCACCGACTACCTGGTGCTCACCGCGATCTCCAACTGGGGGGCCTATGGCATCGCCGCGGCCATGGCGCTGCTGCTGGGCCGGCCCGAGGTGCTGCACACCCCCGAGATCGACCGGCGCGTGCACGACCTGTGCGCGGCCGCCGGTGCCAACAACGATGGCCCCGGCCTGCTCGACGTGGGTACCGACGCCGTGCCGGTGGAGCTCCACGGCGCCGTGCTGGCGTTGCTGCGCTTCATGGTCGGCAGCGGCATCGACTTCGGCCGGTTGTACCGCGAGCCCCGCTACCCATGGCTGGCGATCTGAGACGGCCCGCGGTGCCCATGCCGCCCGACGATCGGCGATGGCCACGGTGACGCCTGCCGAGCTGCGCGCCCGCATCGCGGCGCTCCCCCGCGTGCGGCTGGCCTGGGGACTGAACCTCCTGGGGGACGGGCTGCGCGACCTGTTGAACCCCAGGATGCCTGTGGCGGGCGTGAACGAGGGGGGCCGTGCGGTGCGCCCTACTCGGGCGCACGCGCGTAGACCTCGGGGTTGGCCACGTGCGCCGGACGCTCCCCGCGCAGCACCGCCAGCACCGCCTCCGCGCAGGCCCGGTCCATGCGGGCCAGCGTCTCCCGGGTGTGCGAGGCCACGTGCGGGGTGGCCACCACCTGGTCGAGCTGGACGAGGGTCCAGTCGACGGGCGGCTCCTCGACGAAGACGTCCAGTCCGGCGCCGGCGAGGTGGCCGCTCTGCAGGGCCCGCAGCAGCGCAGCCTCGTCCACCACGGGGCCGCGGCTGGTGTTGATCAGGATCGCGCCGGGCTTCATGCGGGCCAGCGTCGTCTCGCCGATCAACCCCCGCGTGTCGGGCAGCAGCGGCACGTGGATCGACACGAAGTCGCTCTGGGCCAGCAGTTCGTCCAGCGCGCACAGCCGCACGCCCAGCGCGCGGGCCGCGCCCTCGTCGGGGGCCACGTCGTACGCCAGGACCCGCAGCCCGAAGCCGGCGGCGCGCCGTGCCACGGCGCGGCCGATGGCGCCGAAGCCCACCACGCCCAGGATCTTGCCGTAGACGTCGATGCTGATGGCGCGGTCCCACTCGCCCGCCTTCATGCGCCGATCGAGCCAGGCGACGCGCCGCGCCGTCGCCAGCAGCAGCGCCATGGCGTGGTCGGCGACCGCCTCGGTGTTCACCCCGCGGGTGGTGGTGACGACCACGCCCCGTGCCGTGGCGGCGGCCACGTCCACCGAGTCGAGCCCGACGCCCCGTCGGGCCACGATCCGCAGCCGCGGCGCGGCGGCCAGCACGCGGGCCGTGATCGGCTCGGTCCCGGCGATGATGGCGTCGGCGTCGCCCACCAGCGGGAGCAGGTCGGCCTCGGTGAGGCGTCCGGCCTTCGGGTAGAACACCACCTCGACGCCGGCGTCCCGCAGCAGGCGCAGGGGTTCGTCGCTGGCGCGGCCGACGTCGGGACTCAGCAGGCAACGCGCGCGCCGGTTCATGGCCGGGCCGCTACCGCGCCCACGGCCACGGGCGTGGCGCCGGCGTGGGCCAGGTCCAGCGCGGCCAGGAGCTCGTCGAGCTCGGCGCGGCTCTCGGGGTCCAGGGCCGGGCCCGGATGCCGGATGGCAGCCGAGGCGATCACGCCGCGGCGGCGCAGGATCTCCTTGCGCAGCGCCAGGCCGATGCCCGGCTGGCCCTCGTAGCGGATCAACGGCAGGTAGCGGTAGAAGATCGTGCGGGCAGCCACGCGGTCGCCCGCCGTGTAGGCCGCGTAGATGGCCACCAGGATCTCGGGGAACGCGAACCCGGTCATGGTCCCCGCCGCGCCGCGCGCCAGCTCCTCGTAGAAGTACACCCCGCCCATGCCGCCGTAGACTGCCACCGGCTGCCGGGCCGCGGCCCGCACCTGTGCGACCTTCACCGGTGACGGCAGTTCCTCCAGTTTGATGGCGCGGGCGCGGGGGAGGTCGTCGGTCAGCGCGGCCAGGAATGTGGCCGGCATCACCACGCC is a window encoding:
- a CDS encoding DUF4392 domain-containing protein; translated protein: MTSVELDARHLKVGEAIDRLCTIEITGRGVVGDLYAAARAVHHGPLCLTVARVLLERVTPGDVVVIATGLPTYPWFSGEQDGPVGAATLARALVLGLAARPVILTEPNHVEMCAAAVRGAGLYARGVDEALRLPTTAAVTGFPLDWAEAERAAEAMLARLRPKVLLAIERPGANEHGHYHSAGGHRLTDHCAKVDVLFARARAAGIPTVGVGDGGNELGCALIREAVFAAVPRGRRCQCPCQGSVVPATPTDYLVLTAISNWGAYGIAAAMALLLGRPEVLHTPEIDRRVHDLCAAAGANNDGPGLLDVGTDAVPVELHGAVLALLRFMVGSGIDFGRLYREPRYPWLAI
- a CDS encoding GntR family transcriptional regulator gives rise to the protein MTNAVTRRLPAPLYYRVETWLRQYLARDGLAPGTWMAIPEAVLRQLGVSRITVRRAMERLVQEGLISRVPARGGVP
- a CDS encoding dihydrodipicolinate synthase family protein: MTLPPGVYAILPTPFTDDGRLDLTSLERVVEFELAAGVHGLTILGILGEAHKLGEEERRQVVATVVRRTAGRVPVVAGASAPATDLAIRYGQEAEALGATALMVAPPVNLRSLDAVREFYRRVHDATRAPLVVQDEPVFSGVVMPATFLAALTDDLPRARAIKLEELPSPVKVAQVRAAARQPVAVYGGMGGVYFYEELARGAAGTMTGFAFPEILVAIYAAYTAGDRVAARTIFYRYLPLIRYEGQPGIGLALRKEILRRRGVIASAAIRHPGPALDPESRAELDELLAALDLAHAGATPVAVGAVAARP
- a CDS encoding SIS domain-containing protein: MPTPTHAMLAEIQEQPAVLARLLTEQAAAIGAIGEALRRRAPAVVVFVARGTSHNAAIYGQYLVETLLRLPTATAMPSVTTLYRRTPDWSAGVVIGISQSGRSVDVAEVVAEARRQGALTIAITNDPTAPLAQHSGHVLPLGAGPERAVAATKTFTASLAALAALVAGWAQHRGLGRALARVPDATAAVIARAATLQALARRYARREPWIVTTRGYMLGVADEAALKLKESAYAFAESMSAAELLHGPIAALDRTRTVILLLPPGRTRASLIDLRVTLRQRSVPTLTFAFGDDPGDLAADVRLPEALVPVAAAPAVHLFAYYLAVARGLNPDAPRGLRKVTVTW
- a CDS encoding phosphoglycerate dehydrogenase, with the protein product MNRRARCLLSPDVGRASDEPLRLLRDAGVEVVFYPKAGRLTEADLLPLVGDADAIIAGTEPITARVLAAAPRLRIVARRGVGLDSVDVAAATARGVVVTTTRGVNTEAVADHAMALLLATARRVAWLDRRMKAGEWDRAISIDVYGKILGVVGFGAIGRAVARRAAGFGLRVLAYDVAPDEGAARALGVRLCALDELLAQSDFVSIHVPLLPDTRGLIGETTLARMKPGAILINTSRGPVVDEAALLRALQSGHLAGAGLDVFVEEPPVDWTLVQLDQVVATPHVASHTRETLARMDRACAEAVLAVLRGERPAHVANPEVYARAPE